A window from Labrus mixtus chromosome 14, fLabMix1.1, whole genome shotgun sequence encodes these proteins:
- the b3gat1b gene encoding galactosylgalactosylxylosylprotein 3-beta-glucuronosyltransferase 1, whose amino-acid sequence MPKRRDIVAIVLIVLPWTLLITVWHQNAITPLLAARKGKDDRRDGRSGSRNTFAFKESCSLQNRDIVEVVRTEYVYSRPPPWSDILPTIHVITPTYSRPVQKAELTRLANTLLHVPNLHWILVEDSQRRSALVSRLLQETGLNYTHLNVETPRNYKVRGDTRDPRIPRGTIQRNLALRWLRETFGVNSSQAGIVYFADDDNTYSLELFDEMRSTKKVSVWPVAFVGGLRYESPKVNTFGKVYGWKTVFDPHRPFAIDMAGFAVNLHLILSKPQAYFKLRGVKGGYQESSLLKELVTLSDLEPKAANCTKVLVWHTRTEKPVLVNEGKKGFTDPNVEI is encoded by the exons ATGCCGAAGAGACGAGACATCGTCGCCATCGTGTTGATCGTGTTGCCGTGGACACTGCTCATCACTGTTTGGCACCAGAATGCCATCACTCCTCTGCTCGCCGCTCGGAAGGGCAAAG ATGACAGACGTGATGGTCGCTCGggctccaggaacaccttcGCCTTCAAGGAGTCCTGCTCCCTTCAGAACCGGGACATCGTGGAGGTGGTGCGCACTGAGTACGTCTACAGCCGGCCTCCTCCATGGTCTGACATCCTGCCCACCATCCACGTCATCACCCCCACCTACAGCCGACCCGTGCAGAAGGCCGAGCTGACACGTCTGGCCAACACTCTGCTGCACGTCCCCAACCTGCACTGGATCCTAGTGGAGGACTCCCAGAGGAGGAGTGCTCTGGTCAGTCGACTCCTGCAGGAAACAGGGCTGAACTACACCCACCTCAACGTGGAGACACCCAGGAACTATAAAGTACGAGGGGACACCAGGGATCCCAGAATACCTCGGGGTACCATACAGAGGAATCTGGCCCTGCGGTGGCTCAGGGAGACATTCGGAGTGAACAGCAGCCAGGCGGGGATCGTCTACTTTGCAGACGATGACAACACCTACAGCCTGGAGCTGTTTGACGAG ATGCGCTCCACTAAAAAGGTGTCAGTGTGGCCTGTGGCCTTCGTGGGCGGCCTTCGTTATGAGTCGCCTAAAGTTAACACCTTCGGAAAGGTGTACGGCTGGAAGACTGTATTTGATCCACACCGGCCGTTTGCTATAGACATGGCCGGGTTCGCCGTGAACCTGCACCTCATCCTGTCTAAACCTCAGGCTTACTTTAAACTGCGAGGAGTGAAGGGAGGCTATCAGGAGAGCAGTTTATTAAAGGAGCTGGTCACTCTCAGCGACCTGGAGCCTAAGGCTGCTAACTGCACCAAG GTTTTAGTATGGCACACACGGACAGAGAAACCTGTGCTCGTAAATGAGGGCAAGAAAGGATTTACAGATCCTAATGTGGAGATATGA